A section of the Gallus gallus isolate bGalGal1 chromosome 4, bGalGal1.mat.broiler.GRCg7b, whole genome shotgun sequence genome encodes:
- the TMEM129 gene encoding transmembrane protein 129 precursor: MESPAVTFTLAYLVFAVCFVFPPDEVRSAGLTVQSLLAAWLGSEDAAFVQYHLRRSTGTLLAHSLLPLGYYFGMCFAAPEKHLCFFYLASKEWKTFFFFAVLLPAVSSTLAYYWSRKGWNNHPLARTLAVYALPQSGWRAVASSINTEFRRIDKFATGAPGARVIVTDTWVIKVTTYCLHVAQQQDIHLTVTDSRQHELTPDSNMPVQFLTIRVASVNPYVKAFDIRLNSAEYGELREKLRAPISNAANVVIHQSLSDLFLETFTSLVEMNQTYSVPSTQELEPCIGCMQTIANIKLIKNCQEPNEGECQQCYCRPMWCLTCMGKWFASRQDQQHPETWLSSHVPCPTCRAKFCILDVCIIR, translated from the exons ATGGAGAGTCCGGCGGTGACCTTCACGTTGGCTTATCTGGTGTTCGCCGTCTGCTTCGTCTTCCCGCCCGACGAGGTGCGCTCGGCCGGGCTGACGGTGCAGAGCCTGTTGGCCGCTTGGCTGGGCAGCGAGGACGCGGCCTTCGTGCAGTACCACCTGCGGCGCAGCACCGGCACGCTGCTGGCGCACTCCCTGCTGCCCCTCG gTTATTACTTTGGTATGTGCTTCGCTGCACCTGAGAAACACCTTTGTTTTTTCTACCTGGCCTCAAAAGAATGgaaaactttcttcttctttgctgTTCTCCTTCCAGCAGTCAGCAGCACCCTGGCATATTACTGGTCACGGAAGGGTTGGAATAACCACCCATTGGCCCGGACACTCGCTGTTTATGCTCTGCCACAGTCAGGTTGGAGGGCAGTGGCTTCTTCCATCAATACAGAATTTAGGAGAATTGACAAATTTGCCACCGGAGCCCCAGGAGCGAGGGTGATTGTTACAGACACATGGGTGATCAAGGTGACCACCTACTGCCTACACgttgcccagcagcaggacattCATTTGACTGTGACAGACTCCAGACAGCATGAACTCACACCAGACTCAAACATGCCCGTGCAATTCCTCACCATCCGTGTTGCCAGTGTTAATCCCTATGTGAAGGCGTTTGATATCCg gctGAACTCGGCAGAGTATGGGGAGCTCCGAGAGAAGCTCCGTGCTCCCATCAGCAATGCAGCCAATGTTGTGATCCATCAGAGCCTTAGTGATTTATTTCTAGAAACGTTTACGTCTCTGGTGGAAATGAACCAGACGTATTCTGTTCCAAGCACTCAG gagCTGGAGCCATGCATAGGATGCATGCAGACTATTGCAAACATCAAGCTCATCAAGAACTGCCAAGAGCCAAATGAAGGGGAATGTCAGCAATGCTACTGTCGTCCAATGTGGTGCCTCACCTGCATGGGCAAATGGTTTGCCAGCAGACAGgaccagcagcacccagagacCTGGCTGTCGAGCCACGTGCCTTGTCCAACTTGCAGAGCCAAATTTTGCATTTTAGATGTTTGCATAATACGATGA